In Thunnus thynnus chromosome 4, fThuThy2.1, whole genome shotgun sequence, the DNA window caatgcaaTGTAATTTATAAGTTCATAATTATGTTATTGAAAAGTAACCactaactaaagctgttaaataaatatagtggagtacAAAGTGCAACAAtgccctctgaaatgtagtggggtggaagtataaagtagcatcaaatggaaatgctcaagtaaagtacaagtacctcaaaattgtgcttaagtacagtacttgagtgaatatactcagttactttccaccactgttagtcataaaacaaacaactggACATACAAAAAGTTTGACATGATGGTGGTGCTGGATGAAaagaagtcagaggatcatcaaagtttCATGCTGttgggaacatgaatgtcttatttcatggcaatccatccagtagttgttgagatatttcatccacaaccacaaatgtcaacctgctgatGGCGCTAGAGTAACTTAGTCTTATGGATACATCATCTGGAAACCATGAAAGTCTTcaaaattttatggcaatccatccaataggtGTTGAGACATTTTGATGTAGtaaatctcataattttgacttaaaggacatttttttgACTTACTATCTTACAATTTTGACTTCAAAAGTCATGATTTGACTTCTCAAATGTATCTCAAATGTTCACTTTCTTAAAATGTATCTTACATTTAAGATTTAATATTTCGAAATGtgattaaatgtgaaaatgtgaaactcaACTTTTATTTAGTAAGTCAAATTTTGATGTATAATCTTATAATTTTGGCTTGTTGTcattagtatttgtatttttgtaattcCTCATATTTCATTTATGCTCTCCTTTTCCTGGCATAAATGGGTGTTTGTgggacattaaaaaaagaaaaaacaggagATGGAGCGCctccttttgtggctccagtgAATTTGTCTGAAAGCCCTTCAGTTTACTTGTAGCCCTTAGATCATCTGAGTCAGCTGCAGATAACATCCCACCTGACTGCAGATGATATCCCTTAACAGTGGGAGATGATTATGTTGATAAATGTTATGTATTCCCACAGCCCATTGTTTGGTAGAAGGTATGTGTGGTACATGCAGGTGTGTGGCAGTGGGAGTGATGCTGGGAAACGTGGGAAACTCCTCTCACATTCCCAGGACTGATAAATATTCACTCCCTGCTTGGCCTGTCTGGGCTCAGAGTCACCATGATCCTGCAGCAGTGGCAGCTGATTTTGGCTTTAGGTGAGTGCACTTGCTATTAAAAAGCCTGTCTCTCATTTGAAGCTTGTAagctgcatgtgtgtctttcttttttttggtttattttccaTGTGAATTTGACTTCTAGGGGCACAATTTCCAATTTGATGATAATTAGATTATGTGTCGCTGAAGCACTGTAATAGTGTAGTGACAGTTCAGAAGGAGTATGCTACTGTAATTGATCTCCCTAACACTAACTCGCAAAACTCCATGAATTTATGagatttgaatttaaaaagggaaatatttaagattttaGTAACTCCTTCCAAACCAGATTTCAATCATGCAGGGACATCTTAAATATGTCGACCAACCTTTCTAGAGTTAATGATACATAGGCCAGTTATTGGCTAGGATCTAAATGTGTAAGGAAAGAGATGGGTATGCTACCAGCGTATGTCCTGTAACTATAGCGCTGATAAATTGTTCTCAGGGAAAAAAACGTTTTGTGGATTGTATTGGATCTGCATCATCAAGCATCGGAACACTTGAGGGAAACAGcaatttactgaaataaattTTGAAGTAATTTCAGAGTCAGGAACACTGTGACAGCAGGAAACTAGAGCACTAAGAGGTGTTTCAAGAAATATTGAGGCTGATAAGATAAGATGCACATTTGGGCATCTTGATTTTTATCATAATATATCTACAGTCAAACTTTGGACTGAGCTAAAGTGGTCACACTTTGAAAGACTCAGCAAGTCTAATTGTTTCACTTTAGTGCATTGActgcataaataaatgtagtataaTTATCATGAAAGTGATATTGACTCCAATAAATCTGCTTCTCATGATATTATCTTGAACAAAGAACATTAAATCTTTGCATAATTggtaaaaaatgtactttaaatatttactttaaacTGGTATTTAGACAGTATTGTCAGCCAGATTATAAACAACCAGCACTACAGAGTATAAGAGTCACCATAAAACCTGGATAACAAAGCCTCCTGTTAAAACCAGAGAGAAAAAGGTCATTTTTGCTCAATGAATCCACATGTACAACATCTACAGCagctgtctgtttgtcttcctcttccCAGAATGCATCCTTCTATGTATCTCCAACCAGTCTTTGATTCAGAAGAGACAGTGTGCATTCCAAGTGAATCCACAGAACccacaaaacaacatatatacaaCTGCTGGCAACGTGAGCGGCTCGGTGCAGTTCTGCGAGAACACCTACTGCTGTGTGGGCTATTTTCTTATCAACAATAGCCAGCCAGAGGTTGATCTTCTTGGTAAGAGACCTAAAAATTTATTAGACATCCGGATCAGAACGTCTGGAGTAGACCAGATGTTGTGGATTCTGTTCTTGTGTCATTATCAGGAGTCATTTTTGCtcttaaaatgttatcagatcgTTTAATAATTTAAGCCTCAAAACCAGCCAACATCAGGGCATATCTGACTGCTATTGGCTAAATAAGTTAATTGCTGTAATGTCTATGTTATGTAATATACACATCCCACTAGGTTGAGTAGGattctcatgtttttttaattgtctaTTGTGTTATTAATTTTTCTGCTCCAGCTTGTGATATCGTTGAAAAGTCTTGCCCAGATGCAACCTGCAGGCCACAAACACGCTTCAGCAATCATGTTATTAAGTGTGTGTGCCACACAGACCTCTGCAATAGCAACATCACCTGGACCCCAGAGCTGGAAGAGCCTCCACTCGCTTCTGTAGGTATGATGATaagtgatttattttcttttcatcgCAGAAAATGTTATCATTCTTTCAAAAGACATGTTTCGTTTCCTCCCAAGCCAAATCCACACAAaccacctctctttctctttctattctcttttcatttgaaaatcTGACCCTAAACTTAAAAAGATTAAACttgtcatgtgtgtttttatattatttttaacatgATATTCACTTAATGAATCATATTAGATTCTacagaaattaaatgtgtttcttttttcatagAGACAGCAACTGCAGTGATTCTGTTTGGACATTTGGTGGTCCTGATCTTTGTCGTACTCCTGGTCGTTGCTGTGAAATGGAGAAACCTCTTTCAAGATAATTACCTTCACTTGGGtaaaagtttcattttcaatttgtggctatttttctatttgtgttATGTGACTGCCCACTCCAGTGGACAACATCGACACTTTGTCCTGATTGCAGTAATTGTAGCAGTATGTCTTAAAACTGTTTCAGTGAGCAATAGCATGATATAAAAGggaatcattttgttttcatagaTGAAAATACTATATGTCCCATTTACTTACTGAATACAGTACAAGTAGGCGTTAACTGGAATAAATTAAAAGCCTTAATGGTGGACTgtattatcacatttttatgatatcatcaacacacagaagaagagtTTGCTAGATCCCTCACATTTAGATAACTCAGCTTCCACGTTACTGCTCATCCTGGGAAGATAGAGTTAATATCGCAGCCCCTGCAGTGTCTTAGAGCTAGATTCAGACCAGACATGCTATAAAATTGTTGTCCTTACGAAGGAAAAAAGATATTGTTGATTTATAGCACATCCCTTCTCTGCTTCCCCAAAgatttgggaaaaaaacatttcaacaacgCATTTCCTAAATTCAGATTCAGTTCTCATGATATCATTGTTTAACCTTGAAACAATAACATTCTCTCTGCTGGACTGGCCTTGGTGTTTATCTCTAGTGCTCCCTTTTACCTCCTGCCCTCTCTTTAGTACTCTTCAATCATATTTCTGTGTCTTTTCTGTGGATATTCAGTTAGGATAGTTTAAAATGAATAGTGGGTGACCAAATAATTTATGCCCAGATTAAAACTTTTCAGGAGTGCAATGCAGCAAATAAAACCAGACagttaaaaataacacaaaattaaaAGGAGTGGTAGTGTCAGATTTCCTTGAACTAGTGTATCTTCATTACATTACTTGACTACTGTCATTTTAGAGGAGAGCCAACAAGCCTCCCTTCATGACTCCCATGTCTCACCACTGTGTTCCTGCCAAACAACAAAAGCCTCAGAGATTGACATTGCTAACATTGAACTACAGCGGGTAAGCACAGCTGTCAAatcaatttatattttatggtcAACAGTGAGCAAAGTATCAGAAAATTATACAGTTAGGTGATCTGTTTTACCATCCGGTTAACTTGTACTTGTACCTGTATGTTATTATCTCTTTCAGATTGTGGCTAATGGGCATTTTGCCACCGTTTGGCAGGGGAAATACAAGGGATCCATGGTGGCCGTGAAGGTTATCCCTGTAAGATGGAAACATCAATTTACCACAGAGAAGGAGGTTTATGAACTCCCATTGATGAAGCATGCTGGGATTGTCCACTTCCTGGGCACTGGGAGGAAACCATATGGAGACAGTTGGCTCACAGTCCTGGAATTTGCTGAATATGTGAGTGGCAATCATTCGTTGAAGCAAATATAATAgggcatttttccattttctgagATATCTAAAGTTATTCAAGGGAGTAGGTGAAGGACCAGGAAAAGGAGTCTGAGGTATGTGCTTTGTAGTCCTGTAAGCTCTATAGAGCAGAAAGTTCCCATTCAAACGTTCTGTTTAGGATAATTAGCATTTCTTATAGCCCAGTGAAATGAGTTGCATGCCATACATTTTCTAGTCTACCACAtcctctcacactcacactatCATTGTATACCCAAAGCTAACTCTTTAATGTTATTGGACATAAATAATTAGTGTCCCTTTGATTTCAGGGTTCTCTCCACTCCTTTTTGTGCAAGCACACCACCAGCTGGATGTTGTCACTGAAGCTGTGCCAGTCTTTATCACAGGGACTTTCCTATCTCCACTCTGACCTTCACAGCAATGGTATCAGCCAGAatatcacagtgtgtgtgtgtgtgtgtgcatgtgtgtgtgtgtgtgtgcttgtccaTGTTATACCCTACCTAAATAGAAAGCACTGCTATCTCTGTATACATGTGCCCAATTTGAACTATTACCAGAATTGAACACATTAAGGTGAGTATTCTTTCAGGTGAGTTGTAACAAAAAAAGCATAAGGCTGCATACAAACAGCTGATATATTACAGGGAGTCAAAATCACCCACAAGAAGGAACATTCACAGTTCAGCAGTATTGCAGACGGAAGACATTTGAATTATTCTGGTTCAGTGTTTGAACTGTAGTGTTGCGGCTGCAGCTCCTAACAGCCACTAGGAGGCCAATACTCTAAAtgtaagtgaatgaatgaatatatgaGTCTTTCTTAATCCGTAACAACCCCTGCATTTATGAATTCAAACCACAAATAAATTCACAAATCAGAATATTTTCACAATTATTCTGTATGTGTCTTTCCTCGCAGATGTGCATAAACCTCCTGTGGCCCACAGAGACCTCAGCAGCTTCAATGTGCTTATGAGAGCAGATGGTACCTGTGCCCTGAGTGATTTTGGTTGTTCCACCATCCTACGTTCATGTTCCGGACCTCGGCGGCGGCAGAGCTGCACAAGAAACACAGTGGTGAGACCTGTGTGGAGATACAACTTAGTAATGCAAGATTAAAATCTCTAAATGAAAACATACGGAATGACAGTTCAGATTTCTGTCCGTCTGCAGGGTCACGCTCAGGTAGGCACATTGTGCTACATGTCCCCTGAGATCCTGGAAGGCTCTGTAAACCTACACAGCGGCTGGTGTCTGCAAGGAGACGTCTATGCTTTGGGACTGCTGCTGTGGGAGATATGGATGCGCTGCTCTGATTTATTTGAAGGTAAACTTCCTCTTAGGCCTATACATAACATAATGGGGTAGCCTTTGACCATGAGCTAGTCCAACCACATGTGGGCCTTTAATCAGGTGCATCATAacaatctatctatcttttaCCATTATATTTAGTCTTTTAtgtcaataataaaaacatgacaataaaaaagTCCTTGGATTTTCCCTTTCATGCAAATGTTAGTTTTTCCATAAATAAAGACCTTGAAAGTAATTTCAGCCATTGGTTGAGAGATGGCGTCAGTGccttttttgtgtatttggCATGAAGATACCAAAAAGAtatcatctttttcttctcaatGTGGGAAATATATATCACTTTCTCCAAAAAATCTTTGATAACAGGACATTCCCATGAACAATTATAGTTTCCCGCTATCTTCGTCACTTTTAATGCACTGATCTGGGATATTTGGATTGAACTTGTGTAGCTTACAGGGAGCAATATAGGTTCTCATTAACCACTTATATTGTAAAAGTTTGAACCTGATATTGATAATTAAAACTATATACAACTGTTTCCACTCTGccattattatttctttttcaataTCATCAATAGGTGCATAATAACGATTAACAAAAGCAAATTTTGCAAAATCATATTAGAATAACTGCAGAGACCAAGTGCTCAATGAGTTTTAAAACCAGGGAACCTTAAGGTGCTCTTGAAGTTGAAAAAAACTTGTCACAAAAGAAAAGCTCAGTCACTCTTAGGCAGAGCAAGGAGAAGAGTTATGTTAAAGCCTTCATTCACTTTGGCTTAATAACGGTCATCACATCTGCCAATACTGTCAGATTTTCacaatttctgtttttactttcctTTGATGTTGATGTGCGTAGTCTGCTGTATGTCTGTGCACTGCTTGGATACACTTTATCTATGAGATAGTGCTAAATGGATGTTAAAATTCATACAGATGTCTCCATCTGCAGGCCATATTGTTCCACAGCATCTCATGCCTTATGAATCTGAGCTGGGGGCCAGTATGACCCTGGGGAGCCTCACCTGGTACGTGTTTCACATGGAAAAGAGACCTTCCATACCAGAACACTGGGAACTGCTACCACAGGTATTCTTGCACATGATGCCTCTCACTTGGACATACAGTTTGTGTTGACCGtgtagtaataaaataaatattttggatTGCTCATGAAAATATGAATCTATTGTGGTGGATGTACTGACGGACTGTTTAAAACTCTCAGGGATCTGTGCTGCAGGAGCTACTGACAGATTGTTGGGACAGTGACCCGGATGCCCGGCTGACAGCTTGGTGTGTTGCGGACAGATTAGTCTCCCTTCAGTCTTGTCACTCattatgactttttttgtttcaacttGTCCCGTAGCCAACATATCAAGCACTTGCAATGTTTTCTTTGAGTTactactagagctgcaacaattagtcgattaatcgattagttgccagctattttgataaccaattaatcattttgagtcattttttaagaaaaaatgtccaaattactctggttccagcttctcaaatgtgaatattttctggcattcttagtcctctatgacagtaagaATATCTTTAGGATTTATTGACCAAATAacaaatcgattaattgagaaaataattgacagatcaTTCGATAATGAAtacaatcgttagttgcagccctagtcaCTACTTTTAGcttttcataatattttcatCAGTTTGAATTTTATAGGGAAGCCTCTTGACTTAAACAGGTTTCCATTACATGCTGTCTTTCTTTTAGATACTTACAACAGGTTATATTATAGAAAAATTGAAAAGTGCGTCCATAATGACATAatgcaaatgattatttttcaatgagaatgaaaagaaatgttattTCTTCATTCTCAACAACAGGGTGGggtttgtttgtattgtttgcttgtttgtctcatttt includes these proteins:
- the LOC137181286 gene encoding anti-Muellerian hormone type-2 receptor-like isoform X1, whose product is MILQQWQLILALECILLCISNQSLIQKRQCAFQVNPQNPQNNIYTTAGNVSGSVQFCENTYCCVGYFLINNSQPEVDLLACDIVEKSCPDATCRPQTRFSNHVIKCVCHTDLCNSNITWTPELEEPPLASVETATAVILFGHLVVLIFVVLLVVAVKWRNLFQDNYLHLEESQQASLHDSHVSPLCSCQTTKASEIDIANIELQRIVANGHFATVWQGKYKGSMVAVKVIPVRWKHQFTTEKEVYELPLMKHAGIVHFLGTGRKPYGDSWLTVLEFAEYGSLHSFLCKHTTSWMLSLKLCQSLSQGLSYLHSDLHSNDVHKPPVAHRDLSSFNVLMRADGTCALSDFGCSTILRSCSGPRRRQSCTRNTVISVRLQGHAQVGTLCYMSPEILEGSVNLHSGWCLQGDVYALGLLLWEIWMRCSDLFEGHIVPQHLMPYESELGASMTLGSLTWYVFHMEKRPSIPEHWELLPQGSVLQELLTDCWDSDPDARLTAWCVADRLVSLQSCHSL
- the LOC137181286 gene encoding anti-Muellerian hormone type-2 receptor-like isoform X2, which codes for MILQQWQLILALECILLCISNQSLIQKRQCAFQVNPQNPQNNIYTTAGNVSGSVQFCENTYCCVGYFLINNSQPEVDLLACDIVEKSCPDATCRPQTRFSNHVIKCVCHTDLCNSNITWTPELEEPPLASVETATAVILFGHLVVLIFVVLLVVAVKWRNLFQDNYLHLEESQQASLHDSHVSPLCSCQTTKASEIDIANIELQRIVANGHFATVWQGKYKGSMVAVKVIPVRWKHQFTTEKEVYELPLMKHAGIVHFLGTGRKPYGDSWLTVLEFAEYGSLHSFLCKHTTSWMLSLKLCQSLSQGLSYLHSDLHSNDVHKPPVAHRDLSSFNVLMRADGTCALSDFGCSTILRSCSGPRRRQSCTRNTVGHAQVGTLCYMSPEILEGSVNLHSGWCLQGDVYALGLLLWEIWMRCSDLFEGHIVPQHLMPYESELGASMTLGSLTWYVFHMEKRPSIPEHWELLPQGSVLQELLTDCWDSDPDARLTAWCVADRLVSLQSCHSL